CAGCACGAGCGCCGTCGGCATCCGTGCCGTACCAGACGGGCTCGCGTACGTCGACGACGTCCACCGCGGTGAAGCCTGCCGCGGTCAGGACCTCGGCGACGACCTCCGGATCGGCCAGCGTGAAGGGGTCGTCGGCCGTCGAGGCCGACGCCGGCGACGCGTGCCCGCCGGCGAGCGCCGCCCGGATCGCGGTATGCCACTCCTGACGGTCGGCGGCCTGCCAGACCAGCTGCACGAAGCGCGCGCCCGGGCGCAGGGCTCGCCCGATGTTGGCGAACGCGACCACCGGGTCGGAGAAGAACATCGTGCCGAACCGACTGACGCCCAGAGTGAAGTACTCCGGCGGGAAGGCATGGGCCTGGACGTCACCCTGCACGAAATCGACATTGCGGAGGCCTTCCGTCTCGGCCTGTCGGCGGGCCCGCGCCAGCATGGGGCCCGACACGTCGATGCCGAGCACGCTGCCGGACGACGCCGCTCGGGCCGCGTCCCGGGTGGTCCGGCCGGTGCCGCAGCCGATGTCGAGGACACGATCACCGGGACGGATGTCGAGGGCTTCCAGCAGTCGCTCGTGATAGCGAGCGAGCTCCGGGTCGTAGTCGAACAATGTGACCGTCTCCTCACGCAGCTGATGCCGTATGGGCTGGGGCCAGGTGTGGTGGA
This portion of the Streptomyces canus genome encodes:
- a CDS encoding class I SAM-dependent methyltransferase encodes the protein MPNSQIKRAVHHTWPQPIRHQLREETVTLFDYDPELARYHERLLEALDIRPGDRVLDIGCGTGRTTRDAARAASSGSVLGIDVSGPMLARARRQAETEGLRNVDFVQGDVQAHAFPPEYFTLGVSRFGTMFFSDPVVAFANIGRALRPGARFVQLVWQAADRQEWHTAIRAALAGGHASPASASTADDPFTLADPEVVAEVLTAAGFTAVDVVDVREPVWYGTDADGARAAVLQLRMAKEWLAVLDAASAERALDRLCATLDAHDTGDGVWFDSRAWLVSARRR